Proteins encoded together in one Telopea speciosissima isolate NSW1024214 ecotype Mountain lineage chromosome 4, Tspe_v1, whole genome shotgun sequence window:
- the LOC122659196 gene encoding ATP-dependent zinc metalloprotease FtsH homolog, whose product MRSTQWARQRGAGLGGGNDEREQTINQLLTEMDGFSDNNGVIVLATTNRPDVLDAALLRPGKGYPLKTWVNLPSIESAAASAAVADQHKDVIQTLWIQFCPPVPAATSRLHISIFLHRNLLGFGA is encoded by the exons ATGAGATCGACGCAGTGGGCGAGGCAACGTGGGGCTGGGCTCGGTGGTGGGAACGATGAGAGGGAGCAGACCATTAACCAGCTATTGACAGAGATGGATGGTTTCTCCGACAACAATGGCGTAATCGTGCTTGCTACTACCAACAGGCCTGATGTTCTTGATGCAGCTTTGCTAAGGCCCGGCAAAGg ATACCCTTTGAAGACTTGGGTCAACCTACCATCAATTGAAAGTGCTGCTGCTTCTGCTGCTGTTGCAGATCAACATAAGGATGTTATTCAGACCTTGTGGATTCAGTTCTGCCCCCCAGttcctgctgcaacttcaaggcTGCATATCTCCATATTCCTCCATCGAAATCTGCTGGGTTTTGGAGCATAG
- the LOC122659197 gene encoding glutamate receptor 2.8-like has protein sequence MTEFVDACSFLNKYVVAQNGSINSNISLFHVGVVLDLKLKMGEIAESCISMALSNFYEIHANYTTRIVLHAMDSEQNPANQQKFESAHLLLICQLGDLDARHVTVPHRLREALHVRNRESRTYCRCKGLSLENLLRARLLLTMVITLHVPPIEILQFPRIRIQALYLMKVVKVQAIIGPQESTQASFVIELGEKAQVPIVSFSATSPSLSPLKSPYFIRTAIDDSTQVKAVVSIIQAFEWKEVVLTYEDTNYGNEVIPYFIDAFQKIDVLVSYKSTIPLDATDDQILKELHNLTTMPTRVYIVHMSSSVGSRLFMNANNAGMKSQGYAWIVTDGLSRLMASMNSSVIDSMEGVLGVRPYIPKSKKLGEFKVRWKRNFYSNNSYGEISEPSLYGIWAYDIAWALAMAVEGVRTMDPQFLSSNTTNNLTDLSSLGYSTIGPQLLQTILSTRFNLVNGQLESSAFQIFDVIGEGERVVGHWTPMGGISRQLNTTNNLTDSGSMSNLKAIVWPGDSTTKPKGWVIPTNSQERLKVLVPVKTGFSQFVSMERDNITNETINITGFCIEVFSNITSRLPFGLPYEFLPYTLNGTDLESYDDLMYQIYLNNFDAAVGDVSILFNRSNCVDFTLPYTDSGVTMVVAMQDNLEKELWLFLTPLSLKLWLVTLGGFVYIGVVVWILEHKINPEFGNSRRQQLQSSIWFSFLTLVFAQREKIESNLTRLVLFTWVFFVLILTQSYTASLSSTLTVRQLQPTITDVNVLKSNGYYVGYQGGSFVGEFLTNYLQFDKSKLKSYGSPEEYHYALSNGSGNGGVAAIFDEIPYTQVFLNMYCNQYTMVGHIYSSEGFGFVFPKGSPLVPYMSRAILNLTDDGILDTIRQGISISMELSGFGSYLTGASISMGVPGLGILLYFTTQDLLSMELPGLGILLCFTSQGLTLMELPSHGSSTNLGLSGLEYLTGYSV, from the exons ATGACTGAATTTGTTGATGCTTGCAG CTTCTTAAACAAGTATGTGGTTGCTCAAAATGGAAGTATCAATTCAAATATATCCTTGTTTCATGTAGGAGTTGTTCTTGACTTAAAattgaaaatgggagagattgctGAGAGCTGCATCTCTATGGCTTTATCTAATTTTTATGAAATTCATGCAAATTATACGACAAGAATTGTGCTCCACGCCATGGATTCTGAACAAAAT CCTGCCAATCAGCAAAAATTTGAGTCTGCTCATCTGCTCCTCATATGCCAACTGGGGGATCTTGATGCGCGTCATGTTACCGTCCCTCACAGGCTGAGGGAGGCTCTCCATGTTAGGAACAGGGAGTCGCGCACCTACTGCCGCTGCAAAGGACTTTCGCTGGAGAACCTGCTTCGGGCCAGACTCCTCCTCACGATGGTGATCACCCTCCACGTTCCCCCCATTGAGATCCTGCAATTCCCTCGCATCAGGATCCAAG CTTTATACTTGATGAAAGTTGTAAAGGTGCAAGCTATCATTGGGCCACAAGAGTCAACTCAAGCTTCATTTGTGATCGAACTTGGAGAAAAAGCTCAAGTGCCAATTGTTTCTTTTTCAGCAACaagtccttctctttctccccttaAAAGTCCTTATTTTATAAGAACAGCTATTGATGACTCAACTCAAGTTAAAGCTGTTGTTTCCATTATTCAAGCCTTTGAATGGAAGGAAGTGGTTTTGACATATGAAGATACCAACTATGGAAATGAAGTTATACCCTATTTCATTGATGCCTTCCAAAAGATTGATGTTCTTGTTTCATACAAGAGTACCATACCTCTGGATGCAACTGATGATCAAATATTAAAAGAACTTCATAACTTGACAACCATGCCAACTAGGGTTTACATTGTCCACATGTCTTCTTCTGTTGGATCTCGGCTTTTTATGAATGCAAACAATGCAGGAATGAAAAGCCAAGGTTATGCTTGGATTGTCACTGATGGGTTATCAAGATTAATGGCTTCCATGAATTCCAGTGTTATTGATTCAATGGAAGGTGTATTGGGTGTAAGACCATACATACCAAAGTCCAAAAAGCTTGGAGAATTCAAAGTCAGATGGAAAAGAAATTTCTACTCAAACAATTCATATGGTGAAATATCTGAGCCAAGTCTCTATGGTATATGGGCATATGATATAGCTTGGGCACTAGCCATGGCAGTTGAGGGAGTTAGAACCATGGATCCTCAGTTCCTTAGTAGTAACACTACCAATAATTTAACCGATCTTTCAAGCCTTGGATACTCAACAATTGGCCCACAACTTCTCCAGACTATTTTGAGCACTAGATTTAATTTGGTTAATGGACAGTTGGAATCTTCAGCTTTCCAAATATTCGATGTGattggggaaggggaaagagtGGTTGGCCATTGGACCCCAATGGGAGGGATTTCAAGGCAGTTAAACACAACAAATAACTTAACAGATTCAGGTTCTATGAGTAACCTCAAAGCTATTGTATGGCCAGGAGACTCAACAACCAAGCCAAAGGGTTGGGTTATACCAACAAATAGTCAAGAGAGGTTAAAAGTTTTGGTGCCAGTTAAGACTGGCTTTAGTCAATTTGTGAGCATGGAAAGAGACAACATCACCAATGAGACGATTAATATCACAGGGTTCTGTATAGAAGTATTCAGTAATATAACAAGTAGACTACCCTTTGGTCTCCCCTATGAGTTTCTACCTTACACACTCAATGGAACTGATCTTGAGAGCTATGATGACCTAATGTATCAAATTTATCTTAAT AACTTCGATGCAGCAGTAGGGGATGTATCGATTTTGTTTAATCGATCTAATTGTGTAGATTTCACATTGCCTTATACAGACTCTGGAGTGACAATGGTTGTGGCAATGCAGGATAATTTGGAGAAAGAGTTGTGGTTGTTCTTAACGCCTTTAAGCCTAAAACTTTGGTTGGTGACTTTAGGAGGTTTTGTCTACATAGGGGTCGTGGTTTGGATTCTTGAACATAAGATAAATCCCGAGTTTGGTAACTCACGTAGACAACAACTTCAATCAAGTATTTGGTTCTCCTTCTTAACACTTGTATTTGCCCAAC GAGAGAAGATTGAGAGCAACTTAACAAGGTTGGTGTTGTTCACATGGGTGTTTTTTGTGTTAATCTTAACACAGAGTTACACTGCTAGCCTCTCATCAACTTTGACAGTACGGCAGTTGCAGCCAACAATTACAGATGTTAATGTCCTAAAGAGTAATGGATATTATGTGGGATACCAAGGCGGCTCGTTCGTGGGAGAGTTCCTGACAAACTATTTGCAGTTTGATAAGTCTAAACTCAAGAGTTATGGTTCTCCAGAGGAATATCATTATGCTTTATCTAATGGATCTGGTAATGGAGGAGTTGCTGCAATTTTTGATGAAATTCCTTATACTCAAGTCTTCCTCAATATGTATTGTAATCAATACACCATGGTCGGACACATCTACTCTTCTGAAGGATTTGGCTtt gtaTTCCCTAAAGGCTCTCCTTTAGTCCCTTACATGTCAAGGGCAATCTTAAATCTTACTGATGATGGAATATTAGACACAATTAGGCAAGG GATTTCCATCTCAATGGAGTTGTCTGGTTTTGGTTCCTACCTCACAGGAGCTTCCATATCAATGGGGGTGCCTGGTCTTGGTATCTTGCTTTACTTTACCACACAGGATCTTCTATCAATGGAGTTGCCCGGTCTTGGTATCTTGCTTTGCTTTACCTCACAGGGTCTTACATTAATGGAATTGCCTAGTCATG GGTCTTCCACTAACTTGGGGTTGTCTGGTCTTGAGTATCTCACAGGGTATTCCGTATAG